A stretch of Gemmatimonas aurantiaca T-27 DNA encodes these proteins:
- a CDS encoding pentapeptide repeat-containing protein: MPLAPESRLHGEDLSQERFADLDLTGSTFEACTFVDVRFAGTRFEASRFMRCRFVRCHFANVEFRDSHFVECDFTDDAGHTGAHFSLSRMEQARFERCDLSFVRFERCDLYCLRLTSCNLRGSAFVRVEFSRGFSRKIVKWAGWMTDCNFEFANLNGLRLREGDLRESRFREAVLHQADLEDTDLRDADLTRAALDGARLARADVRGATIDGLNLQSLSSFEGLVITGSQQFPLLSAMGLDVHPD; this comes from the coding sequence ATGCCACTCGCACCCGAAAGCCGTCTTCATGGTGAGGACCTGTCGCAGGAACGCTTCGCCGATCTCGATCTCACGGGTTCCACATTCGAGGCGTGCACGTTTGTCGACGTGCGCTTCGCCGGCACCCGCTTCGAGGCGTCACGTTTCATGCGGTGTCGCTTTGTGCGGTGTCATTTTGCGAACGTGGAGTTCCGGGACAGTCACTTCGTCGAGTGTGACTTCACGGACGATGCCGGTCATACCGGTGCCCATTTTTCGCTCTCGCGTATGGAGCAGGCGCGATTCGAGCGCTGTGATCTGTCGTTCGTCCGGTTCGAGCGCTGCGATCTCTATTGCCTGCGGCTGACGAGCTGCAACTTGCGTGGCAGCGCGTTTGTGCGAGTCGAGTTCTCGCGCGGCTTTTCGCGCAAGATCGTGAAATGGGCGGGCTGGATGACCGACTGCAATTTTGAATTTGCAAACCTCAACGGCTTGCGACTGCGCGAAGGCGATTTGCGCGAAAGTCGGTTCCGCGAGGCGGTGCTGCATCAGGCGGATCTCGAGGACACGGATCTGCGCGATGCCGATCTCACACGGGCCGCCCTCGATGGCGCGAGACTCGCGCGCGCCGATGTGCGTGGGGCAACGATCGACGGGCTCAACCTGCAGTCACTGAGCAGTTTCGAGGGGCTGGTGATCACGGGGAGTCAACAGTTCCCACTCTTGTCAGCCATGGGGCTCGACGTGCACCCCGATTGA
- a CDS encoding MATE family efflux transporter — protein MQLSRGWQRDLREMAQVAAPIVLINVGIQAMGVVDAIMVGKLGGAAIAAVALGNFYFFNISVFGIGLLFAIDPVVAQAVGAGDHAAASRGVQRGLLLATAAAVVVTLALMPGEWLLGALEQPPDVIGETAVYARRRAIGALPFFLFTVFRQTLQAMGPVRPIIIAALVANLVNAAVNWLLIFGNLGFPALGVAGAGYATAISTWVMMFMLLWLAWPLLRDKVRPWYPESWQWTPFARMVRIGVPIGTQWFFESFAFGLTALFMGWMGTASLAGHEIALNMAAMTFMVPLGISGAASAVVGRAIGRGDVTTARRDAAAAIVCGVGFMCLSAVVFILFPRELATLYTTEAATVAVAVALIPLAGWFQVFDGLQAVTSGVLRGTGDTRVPAVLHMIAFWGIGVPLGAYLGFRTPMRERGFWVGLVAGLAAAAILQSLRVYWRMRRDLRRVVIDTHL, from the coding sequence ATGCAGCTCTCACGCGGGTGGCAGCGCGACCTGCGTGAGATGGCGCAGGTTGCCGCGCCCATCGTTCTGATCAATGTGGGTATCCAGGCCATGGGCGTTGTCGACGCCATCATGGTCGGCAAACTCGGCGGCGCCGCCATCGCGGCCGTGGCCCTGGGCAATTTTTACTTCTTCAACATCAGCGTCTTCGGCATCGGGCTGCTGTTCGCCATCGACCCGGTGGTGGCACAGGCGGTCGGTGCCGGTGATCATGCCGCCGCCTCACGCGGTGTGCAGCGCGGACTGCTGCTGGCCACCGCAGCGGCCGTCGTGGTCACCCTCGCGCTCATGCCGGGCGAGTGGTTGTTGGGTGCGCTGGAGCAGCCGCCGGACGTCATCGGCGAAACCGCCGTGTATGCCCGCCGCCGCGCCATCGGTGCGCTGCCATTTTTCCTGTTCACGGTCTTTCGGCAGACGCTGCAGGCGATGGGGCCGGTGCGCCCGATCATCATCGCGGCGCTCGTGGCCAATCTCGTGAATGCGGCGGTGAACTGGCTGCTGATTTTTGGGAACCTCGGATTTCCGGCGCTTGGTGTGGCGGGTGCGGGTTATGCCACGGCCATTTCGACATGGGTGATGATGTTCATGTTGCTGTGGCTGGCCTGGCCGCTGCTGCGTGACAAAGTGCGCCCCTGGTACCCGGAAAGCTGGCAGTGGACCCCCTTCGCCCGGATGGTGCGCATCGGTGTGCCCATCGGCACCCAGTGGTTCTTCGAGAGCTTTGCGTTTGGCCTGACGGCGCTCTTCATGGGCTGGATGGGCACGGCCTCACTCGCCGGTCACGAAATCGCCCTCAACATGGCCGCCATGACGTTCATGGTGCCGCTGGGCATCTCCGGTGCCGCCTCCGCCGTGGTGGGGCGTGCCATCGGCCGCGGAGACGTGACCACGGCTCGCCGAGACGCTGCCGCGGCCATTGTGTGCGGCGTGGGCTTCATGTGCCTGAGCGCGGTGGTGTTCATCCTCTTTCCTCGCGAACTGGCCACGCTGTACACCACCGAGGCCGCCACCGTGGCGGTGGCCGTAGCTCTCATCCCCTTGGCGGGCTGGTTCCAGGTCTTTGATGGCCTGCAGGCGGTCACCAGCGGGGTGTTACGCGGCACCGGCGACACACGGGTGCCCGCCGTGCTGCACATGATCGCTTTCTGGGGGATCGGGGTGCCGCTGGGCGCCTACCTGGGCTTTCGCACCCCCATGCGTGAGCGGGGCTTCTGGGTGGGGCTGGTGGCCGGCCTGGCGGCAGCGGCCATTCTGCAGAGTCTGCGGGTATACTGGCGTATGCGCCGGGATCTCCGGCGTGTGGTGATCGATACTCACCTCTAG
- the coaA gene encoding type I pantothenate kinase, with translation MLDVMPQGTSGAPASSLPRLAPPYVIFDREHWATLRAETPLALSEAELLALAGVNDPTSLSDVTEVFLPLVRLIELHMAAARSLRHMVDGAFVGQWRATAPYVIAIAGSVAVGKSTFARLLRAVLGQSQNRPRVELVTTDGFLQPTQVLQANGLMERKGFPESYDLRKMLAFLEGLKSGESQLRIPTYSHEAYDVVPGEFQVVDRPDILIFEGLNVLQTANSLVAVASDFFDFTIYLDADTATIEEWYVDRFLKLQRTVFQREASYFHHYKDLTPEAAAKVARDIWRRINLPNLEENIEPTRRRARVVMRKGSDHRVEEIWLRQT, from the coding sequence ATGCTTGACGTGATGCCGCAGGGCACCTCCGGCGCGCCGGCGTCTTCACTGCCGCGTCTGGCGCCGCCGTATGTGATTTTCGACCGCGAGCATTGGGCGACCCTGCGCGCCGAGACCCCGTTGGCGCTGTCGGAAGCCGAACTGCTGGCGCTGGCTGGCGTGAACGATCCCACGTCACTCAGCGACGTGACCGAGGTATTCCTGCCTCTGGTGCGCTTGATTGAGCTCCACATGGCCGCCGCCCGCAGCCTGCGTCACATGGTGGACGGGGCGTTTGTGGGACAATGGCGCGCCACGGCGCCGTACGTGATCGCCATTGCCGGCAGTGTGGCCGTGGGCAAAAGCACCTTCGCACGCCTCCTGCGAGCAGTGCTGGGCCAAAGCCAGAATCGTCCTCGCGTCGAGCTCGTTACCACGGATGGCTTTCTCCAGCCGACCCAGGTGCTGCAGGCGAATGGGCTCATGGAGCGCAAAGGGTTTCCGGAAAGCTATGATCTGCGAAAGATGCTGGCCTTTCTGGAGGGGTTGAAGTCGGGCGAATCGCAACTGCGGATTCCCACTTACTCGCATGAAGCCTACGACGTGGTGCCCGGGGAATTTCAGGTCGTCGACCGTCCGGACATCCTGATCTTCGAAGGCCTGAATGTCCTGCAGACGGCGAACAGTCTGGTGGCGGTGGCTTCGGACTTTTTTGACTTCACGATTTATCTGGATGCCGATACCGCGACGATCGAGGAGTGGTATGTCGATCGCTTCCTGAAGCTGCAGCGCACGGTGTTCCAACGCGAAGCCTCCTACTTCCATCACTACAAAGACCTGACACCAGAGGCCGCGGCCAAGGTGGCCCGCGATATCTGGCGTCGGATCAACCTTCCGAATCTGGAAGAGAATATCGAGCCGACACGCCGACGCGCCCGTGTGGTGATGCGAAAGGGGAGTGATCACCGGGTCGAGGAGATCTGGCTACGCCAGACCTGA
- a CDS encoding amidohydrolase family protein, with protein MAFSLTTSCFVARSAPRRVPRAILATVVASAMVSTSALLVAADVLAAQTAPTHGVRPRRLVIRGAIVVEGNGTPAEGPKDIIIEGNRITQIVGIDPAAIRNGTARRPAADVEIDASGKYVVPGLINLHGHVQDERAGQAQPLEYQFKLWLGMGVTTVRDVSSETPKTLQLRARSLAGEVMAPRFYVYARYAYMPVPRNEVEARQRVRDLKTQGVDGLKLFGMDKDVYGPVLDEAKKQGLRVAHHMAVDETNALDAAANGLTSLEHWYGVPDAAIPDGVQQFPSNFNYADEGMRFRLAGRLWREAEPARLQEVLKAMVKGGVAWNPTLDIYEASRDLQRAETQPWYAQYLHPTLEKYFKPDLSNHGSYFANWSSTDEAFWKENYRIWFGAVRDFERLGGVVGAGEDAGFIYQVYGFGLIRELELHQEAGFPTLKVLQHATANNALILGQQENLGRVRPGYLADLVVLNGNPLEDLKVFYPPRADAAAGPGGGVAWTIKDGIPYDAQRLLREVRELVSTAKRGSSR; from the coding sequence ATGGCGTTCTCCCTGACCACGTCCTGCTTCGTTGCACGCAGTGCCCCGCGTCGCGTGCCCCGCGCGATCCTCGCCACGGTGGTGGCGTCGGCGATGGTGTCGACGAGCGCCCTGCTCGTGGCGGCGGACGTGCTGGCTGCGCAGACCGCGCCGACCCACGGGGTGCGGCCGCGTCGTCTGGTCATTCGCGGCGCCATTGTGGTGGAAGGCAACGGCACGCCGGCCGAGGGCCCGAAGGACATCATCATTGAAGGCAATCGCATCACGCAGATTGTCGGTATCGATCCGGCGGCCATTCGCAACGGCACCGCGCGTCGGCCCGCGGCCGATGTGGAAATCGATGCCAGCGGCAAGTACGTGGTGCCAGGCCTGATCAACCTGCATGGGCATGTACAGGACGAGCGCGCCGGCCAGGCGCAGCCGCTCGAGTACCAGTTCAAGCTGTGGCTGGGCATGGGCGTGACCACGGTACGTGATGTGTCCAGTGAAACGCCCAAGACCCTGCAGCTCCGTGCGCGCAGTCTCGCCGGCGAAGTGATGGCGCCGCGTTTCTACGTGTATGCGCGCTATGCCTACATGCCGGTGCCGCGCAACGAAGTCGAGGCCCGCCAGCGCGTGCGCGACCTCAAGACACAGGGTGTGGATGGACTCAAGCTCTTTGGCATGGACAAGGACGTATATGGGCCCGTACTCGACGAAGCCAAAAAGCAGGGGCTGCGCGTGGCGCACCACATGGCCGTGGACGAGACCAATGCGCTCGATGCGGCAGCCAATGGTCTGACGAGTCTCGAGCACTGGTATGGGGTGCCCGACGCCGCCATCCCCGATGGGGTGCAGCAGTTCCCATCCAACTTCAACTACGCCGATGAAGGCATGCGCTTCCGCCTCGCCGGTCGACTCTGGCGTGAAGCCGAGCCGGCACGCCTGCAGGAAGTGTTGAAAGCGATGGTGAAAGGGGGCGTGGCCTGGAACCCGACGCTCGACATCTACGAGGCGAGCCGCGATCTCCAGCGCGCGGAAACGCAGCCCTGGTATGCGCAGTACCTGCACCCCACCCTCGAGAAGTACTTCAAGCCCGATCTCTCCAACCATGGCTCGTACTTCGCCAACTGGAGCAGCACCGACGAAGCGTTCTGGAAAGAGAACTACCGCATCTGGTTTGGCGCCGTGCGTGACTTCGAGCGTCTTGGCGGGGTAGTCGGAGCAGGAGAAGACGCGGGCTTCATCTATCAGGTGTACGGCTTCGGTCTGATCCGGGAGCTGGAACTGCATCAGGAAGCCGGTTTCCCTACCTTGAAGGTCCTGCAGCATGCCACGGCCAACAATGCGTTGATCCTTGGGCAACAGGAAAACCTTGGCCGTGTGCGTCCCGGATACCTGGCCGACCTCGTCGTGCTCAATGGCAATCCGCTCGAAGACCTGAAGGTGTTTTATCCGCCGCGTGCCGATGCGGCGGCCGGTCCGGGAGGTGGTGTGGCCTGGACCATCAAAGATGGCATTCCCTACGATGCGCAGCGTCTGTTGCGCGAAGTTCGTGAGCTCGTGAGCACCGCCAAGCGGGGCTCTTCGCGCTAA
- a CDS encoding pirin family protein, giving the protein MSWNPALEPGCPSPGDLDAIETVIVPRARDIGRFEVRRALPAPSRQMVGPFIFFDQVGPAELLTGHGVDVRPHPHIGLGTVTYLFQGEFHHQDSIGTNQVITPGAVNWMVAGKGVTHSERTPALHRQHPNRLFGIQTWVALPESDEDMLPTFSHHGVDALPVIEDAGTSVRLILGHAYGQQAPAHLYSDAFYADVVLQPHARLPLPDDHEDRGIYVVEGSLVVAGQTFEAQRMMVFRPGDALAVTAGPRGARLMLLGGATLNGPRYIWWNFVSSRRDRIESAKEDYRRARWGQGLFDLPPDDRDEFMPLPE; this is encoded by the coding sequence GTGAGTTGGAATCCTGCACTGGAGCCCGGGTGTCCGTCTCCCGGTGACCTGGACGCGATCGAGACGGTGATCGTGCCCCGGGCGCGTGACATCGGCCGATTCGAGGTACGCCGTGCCTTGCCTGCCCCCAGCCGGCAGATGGTTGGTCCCTTCATCTTCTTCGACCAGGTCGGTCCGGCGGAGCTGTTGACGGGGCACGGTGTGGATGTGCGTCCCCATCCGCACATCGGCCTGGGTACCGTCACGTACCTTTTCCAGGGTGAGTTCCACCACCAAGACAGCATCGGCACCAATCAGGTGATCACGCCCGGCGCCGTGAACTGGATGGTGGCCGGCAAGGGCGTCACACACTCGGAACGCACGCCCGCGTTGCATCGCCAGCACCCCAACCGACTCTTCGGCATCCAGACCTGGGTGGCGCTACCGGAAAGCGACGAGGACATGCTGCCCACGTTTTCGCATCATGGGGTCGATGCATTGCCCGTGATCGAAGATGCCGGCACATCGGTGCGCCTGATCCTCGGCCACGCGTATGGCCAGCAGGCACCCGCGCACTTGTACTCCGATGCCTTTTACGCGGATGTCGTGCTGCAACCGCATGCACGGCTGCCGTTGCCCGATGACCACGAGGATCGCGGCATCTACGTGGTGGAAGGTTCGCTGGTGGTCGCCGGTCAGACGTTCGAGGCCCAGCGCATGATGGTGTTTCGCCCTGGCGACGCACTCGCCGTCACGGCCGGACCGCGTGGAGCACGCCTCATGCTGCTCGGCGGCGCGACCCTCAACGGTCCCCGCTACATCTGGTGGAACTTCGTCTCCTCGCGCCGCGACCGGATCGAGTCGGCCAAAGAGGACTATCGGCGTGCCCGGTGGGGGCAGGGGTTGTTCGACCTTCCACCAGACGATCGCGACGAGTTCATGCCGCTACCGGAATAA